A genomic segment from Microcella flavibacter encodes:
- a CDS encoding DUF1349 domain-containing protein: protein MTDWSRGSWTREPAAAALDAEGSLVVEAVDGSDWWRDTAYGFRHEDGHGLLAPWAPGTAVEVTFALEGFTGEFDQAGLVIVVDDATWIKAGVEQSDGHPQLGAVVTLGASDWSTGRVDDWTGRAVTVRASRIADAVVIRARSRPLDADAATPDAAAPDGAAPASADDWRLVRVARFPEGDARIGPMLCGPTRAGFAVRFLDWRETAPDLELHAAPPS from the coding sequence ATGACCGACTGGTCGCGCGGCTCCTGGACGCGTGAGCCCGCGGCCGCCGCGCTCGACGCCGAGGGATCGCTCGTGGTCGAGGCCGTCGATGGCAGCGACTGGTGGCGCGACACCGCCTACGGGTTCCGGCACGAGGACGGGCACGGGCTGCTCGCGCCGTGGGCTCCGGGCACCGCCGTGGAGGTGACCTTCGCGCTCGAGGGCTTCACCGGCGAGTTCGATCAGGCGGGACTGGTCATCGTCGTCGACGACGCCACCTGGATCAAGGCGGGCGTCGAGCAGAGCGACGGGCACCCGCAGCTGGGCGCCGTCGTCACCCTGGGCGCGAGCGACTGGTCGACGGGGCGCGTCGACGACTGGACGGGACGGGCGGTCACGGTGCGGGCATCCCGCATCGCCGACGCCGTCGTGATCCGCGCCCGGTCGCGCCCGCTCGATGCGGACGCCGCGACCCCTGACGCCGCGGCCCCCGACGGCGCGGCCCCTGCGAGCGCGGACGACTGGCGCCTCGTGCGGGTCGCCCGGTTCCCCGAGGGGGATGCCCGCATCGGGCCCATGCTCTGCGGCCCCACCCGCGCGGGCTTCGCGGTGCGGTTCCTCGACTGGCGCGAGACCGCGCCCGATCTCGAGCTGCACGCCGCTCCGCCCTCCTGA
- a CDS encoding MFS transporter: protein MNQPDRPFPWLGLITLATAIFVCVTSEFLPTGLLPQIAADLDVTEAQVGLLITIFAGTVVVTTAPLAALTRRFDRKHLVIVVLILFALANVAAALAPSYAWLVAARVLGGVSHGLFWAVVGAYAGYLVPKHQIARAVAVTSAGGTTAFVLGVPAGTALGTAVGWRASFFVIAGVVAVLLLMIVKFLPAVDHRQTLATGEIALPARRDATFPGVLFICLLVLIVVGGQNIFYTYIAPFLIGSAGFAEESVGALLFVYGGAGAVGLVLAGVVGSRYPRGGLYVMLLVVIGAVLVIGSSAGIPVVVIVCLVIWGAAFGGIPALLQTRLLHTASPRVRDVGAALLTTAFNIGIGGGAAIGGALFDVIPVPSLAFVQAGVIALGVVLLVVADGRRAAASRGAAAREREVEVLPEYTSEIPVPPQTGSIPRQRPSGR from the coding sequence ATGAACCAACCCGATCGCCCCTTCCCCTGGCTCGGACTCATCACCCTCGCGACCGCGATCTTCGTCTGCGTCACGAGCGAGTTCCTGCCCACGGGCCTGCTGCCGCAGATCGCCGCCGACCTCGACGTCACCGAGGCGCAGGTCGGTCTGCTCATCACGATCTTCGCCGGCACCGTCGTCGTCACGACCGCGCCGCTCGCCGCCCTCACCCGGCGCTTCGACCGCAAGCACCTCGTCATCGTCGTGCTCATCCTCTTCGCGCTGGCGAACGTCGCCGCGGCGCTCGCCCCGAGCTACGCCTGGCTCGTCGCCGCCCGCGTGCTCGGCGGCGTCTCGCACGGGCTCTTCTGGGCGGTCGTCGGCGCCTACGCCGGCTACCTCGTGCCGAAGCACCAGATCGCCCGGGCGGTCGCGGTGACGAGCGCGGGCGGCACGACCGCCTTCGTGCTCGGCGTGCCCGCGGGCACGGCGCTCGGCACGGCCGTCGGCTGGCGCGCATCCTTCTTCGTCATCGCCGGCGTCGTCGCGGTGCTGCTGCTCATGATCGTCAAGTTCCTGCCCGCCGTCGACCACCGCCAGACGCTCGCCACCGGCGAGATCGCGCTGCCGGCGCGGCGCGACGCGACCTTCCCCGGCGTGCTGTTCATCTGCCTGCTCGTGCTCATCGTGGTCGGCGGGCAGAACATCTTCTACACCTACATCGCGCCCTTCCTCATCGGCTCGGCCGGTTTCGCGGAGGAGAGCGTCGGCGCGCTGCTGTTCGTCTACGGCGGTGCGGGCGCGGTCGGTCTCGTGCTCGCCGGGGTCGTCGGCTCGCGCTACCCCCGGGGCGGCCTCTACGTCATGCTGCTCGTCGTCATCGGCGCGGTCCTCGTGATCGGCTCCTCGGCGGGCATCCCGGTCGTCGTCATCGTGTGCCTCGTCATCTGGGGCGCCGCGTTCGGCGGCATCCCCGCCCTGCTGCAGACGCGGCTGCTGCACACGGCCTCGCCGCGCGTGCGCGACGTGGGCGCCGCCCTGCTGACGACCGCCTTCAACATCGGCATCGGCGGAGGGGCGGCGATCGGCGGCGCGCTCTTCGACGTCATCCCCGTGCCCTCGCTCGCCTTCGTGCAGGCGGGCGTCATCGCGCTCGGCGTCGTGCTGCTCGTCGTCGCCGACGGCCGGCGCGCCGCGGCCTCGCGCGGTGCAGCCGCGCGCGAGCGCGAGGTCGAGGTGCTGCCCGAGTACACGAGCGAGATCCCCGTGCCGCCGCAGACCGGCTCGATCCCGCGGCAGCGGCCCTCCGGGCGGTAG
- the nagA gene encoding N-acetylglucosamine-6-phosphate deacetylase: MTTTLLAGGSLLDADGRRDGWLLLDGDRIAAVGTDPPPAADVVLDVTGRTLTPGFIDLHAHGGGGAAYDNGPDEIRAALAVHRAHGTTRSVISLVANPVETIVAGLRAVAALAAADSTIIGSHLEGPFLAVARRGAHAQEYLVEPDPELVETLLDAAGGSLVQVTVAPELPGALDAIERFVAAGVIVAVGHTEAGEHVTRAAFDAGARLLTHVFNAMPGIHHREPGPIPSAFDDDRVTLELVVDGVHVHPSVTQMVFRAAPGRVALVTDAMAAAGGADGFYRLGSLNVTVQNGIALLNGTSTIAGSTLTQDVALRTAIEVADVDETAAVRALTATPACVLGREGEWGMLAAGFAADVVVLAEGWRVERVWAAGVEVGPAPVAESVEASAS; this comes from the coding sequence GTGACCACCACCCTGCTCGCGGGCGGCAGCCTGCTCGACGCCGACGGCCGCCGCGACGGCTGGCTGCTGCTGGACGGCGACCGCATCGCCGCCGTCGGCACGGATCCCCCTCCCGCAGCGGACGTCGTCCTCGACGTGACCGGCCGCACCCTGACCCCCGGGTTCATCGACCTGCACGCGCACGGCGGCGGCGGCGCGGCCTACGACAACGGGCCCGACGAGATCCGCGCGGCCCTCGCCGTGCACCGGGCGCACGGCACGACGCGCTCGGTGATCTCGCTCGTCGCCAACCCGGTCGAGACGATCGTCGCCGGCCTGCGCGCCGTCGCCGCGCTGGCCGCCGCCGACTCAACCATCATCGGATCGCACCTCGAGGGCCCCTTCCTCGCGGTCGCCCGGCGCGGCGCGCACGCGCAGGAGTACCTCGTCGAGCCCGATCCCGAGCTCGTCGAGACCCTGCTCGACGCCGCCGGCGGATCCCTCGTGCAGGTCACCGTCGCGCCCGAGCTGCCCGGCGCCCTCGACGCGATCGAGCGCTTCGTCGCGGCCGGGGTCATCGTCGCGGTCGGGCACACCGAGGCGGGCGAGCACGTGACGCGCGCGGCCTTCGATGCGGGGGCGCGCCTGCTGACCCACGTGTTCAACGCGATGCCGGGCATCCACCACCGCGAACCGGGGCCGATCCCCTCCGCCTTCGACGACGACCGCGTGACGCTCGAGCTCGTCGTCGACGGCGTGCACGTGCACCCCTCGGTGACGCAGATGGTGTTCCGCGCCGCGCCCGGCCGGGTCGCCCTCGTGACCGACGCGATGGCCGCGGCGGGCGGCGCCGACGGCTTCTACCGGCTCGGCTCGCTCAACGTCACCGTGCAGAACGGCATCGCGCTGCTCAACGGCACCTCGACGATCGCCGGCTCGACCCTCACGCAGGACGTCGCGCTGCGCACCGCGATCGAGGTCGCCGACGTCGACGAGACGGCCGCCGTGCGCGCGCTCACCGCGACGCCCGCCTGCGTGCTCGGCCGCGAGGGCGAGTGGGGGATGCTCGCCGCGGGCTTCGCCGCCGACGTCGTCGTGCTCGCCGAGGGCTGGCGGGTCGAGCGGGTGTGGGCCGCGGGCGTCGAGGTCGGCCCCGCACCGGTCGCCGAGTCCGTCGAGGCGAGCGCGTCATGA
- the purU gene encoding formyltetrahydrofolate deformylase: MSENPNHWIVTLVCADQPGIVHAVTGAIVEAQGNITELQQFSSLESGRFFLRLQTETETDHAGMERALAPIVERYGMSCRIDRVGRPLRTLVLVSKAGHCLNDLLFRQRAGQLPAEIPLVMGNHPDLGELASFYGVPFESHPVVGAEQKAAFEARVLEVVEQHDIELVVLARYMQILSPELCAALEGRIINIHHSFLPGFKGANPYKQAHARGVKLIGATAHFVTSDLDEGPIIEQNVVRVDHTRSPAELVAIGQDEESRTLSQAVRWFAEDRVLLDGHRTIIFK, encoded by the coding sequence GTGAGCGAGAACCCGAACCACTGGATCGTCACCCTCGTCTGCGCCGATCAGCCCGGCATCGTGCACGCGGTCACGGGCGCGATCGTCGAGGCGCAGGGCAACATCACCGAGCTGCAGCAGTTCTCGAGCCTCGAGTCCGGCCGCTTCTTCCTGCGGCTGCAGACCGAGACCGAGACCGACCACGCCGGCATGGAGCGCGCGCTCGCCCCCATCGTCGAGCGCTACGGCATGAGCTGCCGCATCGACCGCGTCGGGCGCCCGCTGCGCACGCTCGTGCTCGTCTCCAAGGCCGGGCACTGCCTCAACGACCTGCTGTTCCGCCAGCGCGCCGGGCAGCTGCCGGCCGAGATCCCGCTCGTCATGGGCAACCACCCCGACCTCGGCGAGCTCGCGAGCTTCTACGGCGTGCCCTTCGAGTCGCACCCCGTCGTCGGCGCCGAGCAGAAGGCCGCCTTCGAGGCGCGCGTGCTCGAGGTGGTCGAGCAGCACGACATCGAGCTCGTCGTGCTCGCCCGCTACATGCAGATCCTCTCCCCCGAGCTGTGCGCCGCGCTCGAGGGGCGCATCATCAACATCCACCACTCGTTCCTGCCCGGCTTCAAGGGCGCGAACCCGTACAAGCAGGCGCACGCGCGCGGCGTGAAGCTCATCGGCGCCACCGCGCACTTCGTCACGAGCGACCTCGACGAGGGCCCGATCATCGAGCAGAACGTCGTGCGGGTCGACCACACCCGCTCGCCCGCCGAGCTCGTCGCCATCGGTCAGGACGAGGAGAGCCGCACCCTCAGCCAGGCCGTGCGCTGGTTCGCCGAGGACCGCGTGCTGCTCGACGGCCACCGCACGATCATCTTCAAGTAG